A section of the Candidatus Moraniibacteriota bacterium genome encodes:
- the dnaX gene encoding DNA polymerase III subunit gamma/tau — MSETFYRKYRPLQFKDVIGQETAVTVLTQSLVTGKLAHAYLFTGPRGTGKTTLARLFARALNCSSRKDKSAEPCGRCTHCLAMADGRSLDVIEIDAASHTGVDNIRELRETVTSAPVLGSHKVYIIDEAHMLSIGAWNALLKTLEEPPAHVVFVLATTNAAKVPETILSRTLRLDLRRFPVEMIVTKLEKIAKAEKLKVEKDALTLIARTAQGGMRDAEVLFTQIATLEESPIDAARVALLLGTTTLAANHALMQAVAERDLTRAFATVTELKDTGAQLAGFTLSLLEYCRKLLFASVDRATAEKLIDDFTKEEKAELFTLATTLGSSRIVECLERFQEADRLIKVSPLPELPIEIALVKLIQSEQPPIIASAAPKVTPLAAPASQPKVVTPDRSQPAPAAPSAPEKSALTPTSVLSSAEEERAETDAPVDLGLALRQWPAIMTHALRLNASLGVALSTATPVIKSEKLLLQVKYPFHKERLEQKSNRLTLDQAFVTILGFRTPWSITTEKDAATEAPAASAERPAIIDEAISMLGGQLVQESS, encoded by the coding sequence ATGTCCGAAACCTTCTACCGCAAATACCGCCCGCTCCAATTCAAAGACGTCATTGGACAAGAAACGGCTGTCACCGTCCTCACTCAGAGCCTCGTCACAGGGAAACTCGCTCATGCCTATCTCTTCACTGGACCGCGCGGCACCGGTAAGACGACCTTGGCCCGCCTCTTCGCACGTGCGCTCAACTGCTCCAGTCGGAAAGACAAATCTGCGGAACCCTGCGGACGGTGTACGCATTGTCTCGCGATGGCCGATGGCCGTTCACTCGATGTCATCGAGATCGATGCTGCTTCCCACACCGGGGTCGACAATATCCGTGAACTCCGCGAGACCGTCACGAGCGCCCCGGTTCTCGGCAGCCACAAAGTCTATATCATTGACGAGGCGCACATGCTCTCCATCGGTGCCTGGAATGCTCTCCTGAAGACCCTCGAGGAACCGCCCGCCCATGTCGTCTTCGTCCTCGCCACTACCAACGCCGCCAAAGTACCCGAAACCATCCTTTCCCGTACCCTACGTCTCGACCTGCGTCGCTTCCCCGTAGAAATGATCGTGACCAAGCTCGAAAAGATCGCCAAAGCTGAAAAACTGAAGGTCGAGAAAGACGCTCTCACCCTTATAGCCCGTACCGCTCAGGGCGGGATGCGCGATGCCGAAGTACTCTTCACCCAGATCGCGACGCTCGAGGAGTCCCCCATCGATGCGGCCCGGGTCGCACTCCTCCTCGGGACGACAACCCTCGCCGCCAATCACGCTCTCATGCAGGCCGTTGCTGAGCGCGATCTGACCCGTGCTTTTGCGACCGTCACCGAACTGAAAGACACCGGTGCCCAGCTCGCCGGCTTCACTCTGTCGCTCCTCGAATACTGCCGCAAGCTTCTCTTCGCATCCGTCGATAGGGCAACAGCGGAGAAACTCATCGATGATTTCACGAAAGAAGAAAAGGCCGAGCTCTTCACGCTCGCCACGACCCTCGGTTCCAGCCGTATCGTCGAATGCCTCGAGCGTTTCCAGGAGGCCGACCGCCTCATCAAGGTCTCGCCGCTCCCGGAGCTTCCGATCGAGATCGCTCTGGTGAAGCTCATCCAAAGCGAACAGCCGCCCATCATAGCTTCAGCTGCGCCGAAAGTCACACCTCTGGCGGCGCCCGCGAGCCAGCCGAAAGTGGTCACTCCCGATCGATCCCAGCCCGCTCCAGCTGCTCCCAGCGCACCCGAGAAGTCAGCTTTGACCCCCACCTCAGTACTATCCTCTGCCGAGGAAGAACGGGCCGAGACTGATGCTCCAGTCGATCTCGGGCTGGCACTCCGCCAGTGGCCCGCTATCATGACTCATGCCCTCCGGCTGAACGCCTCGCTCGGTGTCGCCCTCTCGACGGCCACACCTGTCATCAAAAGCGAAAAGCTCTTGCTCCAGGTGAAGTATCCCTTTCACAAAGAGCGCCTGGAGCAAAAGTCGAATCGATTGACACTCGACCAGGCCTTTGTTACGATCTTGGGGTTTCGTACGCCGTGGAGCATCACCACGGAGAAAGATGCCGCGACTGAGGCACCTGCCGCCTCAGCTGAACGCCCCGCCATCATCGATGAAGCAATAAGCATGCTCGGTGGCCAGCTCGTTCAAGAGAGTTCCTAG
- the mnmA gene encoding tRNA 2-thiouridine(34) synthase MnmA: protein MDHSKEKIAVLVSGGVDSSVALALLVEAGFDVTAFYIKIWLEDELAFLGDCPWEEDLAYVRAVTEKLGVSLEIVPLQKEYWEYVVAEAIREVKAGRTPNPDMLCNARIKFGAFWDAIGDGYTKVATGHYAQTDAVVNFNTQFSFADRLRSRSDTTRTPSWPATRFLKRAIDPVKDQTYFLSQLSKSQLSRALFPIGQYTKPQVRALAEKFQLPNAKRRDSQGICFLGKIPFDEFLRHHLGIKKGPLVEFETGKVLGEHHGFWYFTIGQREGIGLSGGPWYVVAKDVEKNTVCISHAEHRTERARATFMVRDLNWFGEWPEDGAELSVKLRHGPKEYECQVQWQDTETLEVFLQKETDTGVASGQYAVFYRGDYCLGGGVISG from the coding sequence ATGGATCACAGTAAGGAAAAAATCGCTGTCCTGGTTTCGGGTGGCGTGGATAGTTCGGTCGCGCTCGCACTCCTGGTGGAAGCGGGTTTCGATGTGACCGCGTTCTATATCAAGATCTGGCTCGAGGACGAGCTGGCTTTCTTGGGGGACTGTCCCTGGGAAGAGGATCTAGCATATGTCCGCGCGGTGACGGAAAAGCTCGGTGTGTCGCTTGAAATCGTGCCACTTCAAAAGGAGTATTGGGAGTATGTCGTGGCAGAAGCGATCCGCGAGGTGAAGGCTGGTCGGACGCCGAATCCGGATATGCTCTGTAATGCGCGGATCAAGTTCGGCGCGTTCTGGGACGCGATTGGGGATGGATATACGAAAGTCGCGACCGGGCACTATGCTCAGACGGATGCCGTGGTCAATTTCAACACGCAGTTTTCTTTCGCTGATCGTTTACGCTCGCGGTCGGACACAACGCGAACGCCGAGCTGGCCGGCCACCCGTTTCTTGAAACGTGCCATTGATCCAGTGAAGGACCAGACGTACTTTCTCTCTCAACTGTCGAAGTCACAGCTGTCCCGGGCGCTGTTTCCGATCGGCCAGTATACCAAGCCCCAGGTGCGCGCGCTCGCCGAGAAATTCCAGCTTCCCAATGCCAAGCGCCGTGACAGTCAGGGGATTTGTTTCCTCGGCAAGATCCCGTTCGACGAATTTCTTCGCCACCATCTCGGAATAAAAAAAGGCCCGCTCGTCGAGTTCGAGACGGGGAAAGTCTTGGGTGAGCACCATGGCTTTTGGTACTTCACCATCGGACAACGCGAGGGGATCGGGCTGTCGGGTGGACCCTGGTATGTGGTGGCCAAGGACGTAGAGAAAAACACCGTCTGTATCTCGCATGCCGAGCATCGGACTGAGCGGGCGCGAGCTACCTTTATGGTCCGCGATCTGAATTGGTTCGGTGAATGGCCCGAAGATGGCGCCGAGCTCTCGGTGAAGCTTCGCCATGGCCCGAAAGAATACGAGTGTCAGGTACAGTGGCAGGATACTGAGACGCTGGAAGTGTTTCTCCAAAAAGAAACCGACACCGGGGTGGCGTCGGGGCAGTATGCGGTATTTTACCGCGGTGACTATTGTTTGGGCGGCGGCGTGATCAGCGGTTGA
- a CDS encoding GtrA family protein translates to METPVVTVESAVVVGAENRVVRIVKQFSKFIIVGGVNTGIDFLVLNILMFMTHINSGPMLFVLNCISFSVAVVNSYYMNRRWTFKEAAAGLGEKKATVQFSQFFVVSVIGIILNGTVLTGITSAITAPFGIGPQLWANVAKLFATGVSLVWNFIGYKLFVFKK, encoded by the coding sequence ATGGAAACTCCTGTTGTCACAGTCGAGAGCGCAGTCGTCGTTGGAGCTGAAAATCGAGTGGTCCGCATCGTAAAGCAGTTCTCGAAATTCATCATCGTCGGCGGAGTAAATACGGGAATTGATTTTCTCGTTTTGAATATTCTTATGTTCATGACGCACATCAATTCCGGACCGATGCTTTTTGTGCTGAATTGCATTTCGTTCTCTGTCGCAGTCGTCAACAGTTACTATATGAATCGACGCTGGACCTTCAAAGAGGCAGCGGCGGGGCTGGGCGAAAAGAAAGCCACTGTCCAATTCTCACAATTCTTTGTGGTTTCGGTCATCGGTATTATCCTGAACGGTACCGTCCTCACTGGCATCACCTCGGCGATTACCGCACCGTTCGGCATCGGGCCCCAACTCTGGGCCAATGTTGCCAAGCTCTTCGCGACCGGTGTCTCGCTCGTCTGGAACTTTATCGGCTACAAGCTCTTCGTCTTCAAGAAATAG
- a CDS encoding SGNH/GDSL hydrolase family protein, producing the protein MDIGIWGDSITYGEGDREGLGWVGRLRRSRLTTDYCVYNFGVCGDTTEDLLKRFVIEANSIQPDIVVFAIGINDSKIPANETANKVTIEKYQKNIQELLKMARGYTDKIYIVGATKVNDQTIRDSGTRFKNETIQTYNKYLKELSLSENLIFIDVFEILDTNNDLEDGLHPNARGYEKLYQILSKLVK; encoded by the coding sequence ATGGATATCGGTATTTGGGGAGACAGCATTACGTATGGCGAAGGCGATCGTGAAGGTCTGGGATGGGTAGGAAGACTCCGAAGATCACGCCTCACTACTGACTATTGCGTTTATAATTTTGGTGTCTGTGGCGATACCACAGAAGACCTCTTGAAACGTTTTGTTATAGAAGCAAATTCAATTCAGCCAGATATAGTGGTGTTTGCTATAGGTATCAATGATTCAAAGATTCCAGCAAATGAAACTGCCAATAAAGTTACGATTGAAAAGTATCAGAAAAATATTCAAGAGCTCCTTAAGATGGCTAGAGGCTATACGGATAAGATTTATATAGTTGGGGCAACAAAAGTGAACGATCAGACCATAAGAGACAGCGGGACAAGATTTAAAAACGAAACTATTCAAACGTATAATAAATACCTCAAAGAGCTGTCTTTATCAGAAAACCTTATTTTCATAGATGTGTTTGAGATTCTGGATACAAACAATGACTTAGAAGATGGGTTACATCCAAACGCTCGAGGTTACGAAAAGCTTTATCAGATTTTAAGCAAACTTGTAAAATAA
- a CDS encoding alpha/beta hydrolase encodes MQKVVIVHCWDGYPDYCWYSQTKKELQEKGFEVLVPEMPETGTPNLTLWLPTLQALASEPNESLHFVGHSAGCITILRYLEQLKDSQKIGKVILVAGFTDDLGYEELKNFFTTPILFEKIKQRAEHFVAIHSDNDPFVDLKYGTIFKEKLGADLIIKNKMGHFSGERDKEGSCVSLPEVSEALTR; translated from the coding sequence ATGCAAAAAGTAGTCATCGTACATTGTTGGGACGGATATCCAGACTACTGTTGGTATTCGCAAACTAAGAAAGAGCTTCAGGAAAAAGGATTCGAAGTTCTCGTGCCAGAAATGCCTGAAACAGGTACTCCAAACCTCACTTTGTGGCTGCCTACGCTTCAGGCTCTTGCCTCAGAGCCGAATGAGAGTCTCCATTTCGTTGGACATAGTGCTGGATGTATTACAATCCTGAGATATCTAGAGCAGCTGAAAGATAGCCAAAAGATAGGAAAGGTTATCTTAGTAGCTGGCTTTACGGATGATCTTGGCTATGAGGAACTCAAAAACTTCTTCACAACGCCTATTCTTTTTGAAAAGATAAAACAAAGAGCGGAACATTTCGTGGCAATCCATTCAGACAACGATCCTTTTGTAGATCTAAAATATGGTACAATTTTCAAAGAAAAGTTAGGCGCAGACCTCATTATAAAAAACAAGATGGGTCATTTTTCTGGCGAGCGCGACAAAGAAGGGAGTTGCGTTTCACTTCCCGAAGTGTCAGAGGCTTTGACTAGATAA
- a CDS encoding AAA family ATPase: MPKILVLGPSGSGKTYISAALREKGINALDGDLIENLSDWFDGTGNKVGCPPDANKEFLDTHEFLWDREVLKDFLKQQDSVYLFGMSGNAFDMVDLFDKTYFLKATPEILANRLRHESRENPMGKTDYQLQNALDWAKEIEQEASSRGIATLDANKSPEEIFDEIV, encoded by the coding sequence ATGCCAAAAATATTAGTACTAGGCCCCTCTGGTTCGGGAAAAACATATATTTCTGCCGCGCTTCGTGAGAAAGGGATCAATGCTCTCGACGGAGACCTCATCGAAAACTTATCAGATTGGTTTGATGGCACCGGTAACAAAGTCGGGTGTCCGCCTGATGCTAATAAAGAATTTCTCGATACCCATGAATTTCTTTGGGATAGGGAGGTACTGAAAGACTTTCTAAAACAACAAGACAGCGTCTATCTTTTTGGAATGTCAGGCAATGCTTTTGATATGGTTGATCTTTTTGATAAAACCTATTTTCTAAAAGCGACTCCCGAGATTCTCGCAAATAGACTACGACACGAGAGCAGAGAGAACCCTATGGGTAAAACTGACTACCAACTTCAAAATGCTCTTGATTGGGCAAAAGAAATAGAGCAAGAAGCCTCAAGCCGAGGAATTGCTACGCTTGACGCAAATAAATCTCCTGAAGAAATTTTTGATGAAATAGTTTAA
- a CDS encoding type IV secretion system DNA-binding domain-containing protein produces the protein MSELDTNPITVFAKTNFRNQERVFGIKADDRRRHMYILGKTGMGKTNLLENLAIQDIQQGHGICFIDPHGDVALKLIKAIPPERINDVIYFDPADQDFPIAFNVLEQVGADQRSVVASGLVSVFKKIWADSWGPRLEYILRNAILALLEYPGATLLGVMRILVDKSYRERVMEKVTDPVVKQFWTVEFAGWNERVLQEVISPIQNKVGQFTSNSLIRNIIGQPTSAFDVRKIMDERKILIMNLAKGKIGEDSTALLGAMMVTKIQQAAMGRVDTPEEERNDFYLYIDEFQNFATLSFANILSEARKYRLSLILANQYITQFEEEIRDAIFGNAGTIISFRVGAMDAEFLEKEFEPVFMLNDMVNLPKYQVYLKLMIDGIAGDAFSATTLPPILVETPGIDDKVIAVTRERYASAREEVEDKIRRWTGMLTEEEKQALRAPLAVPATPRPATTSRTPSTPTPRPAPRERVPQHGTESITKRERVVEAPTPKPVAKPIAPQPIPVKLPEPDRSRVMAEPGVKAETVSVPVATPLVAVDLPEESSDTPTQPLEAMPTPVVSVAKPEVVPAITTLEAAEGTLATEAPVNIPEKVLYPAVCATCGLEIEVPFVPDASRPTFCKDCLRDYQRAVARERNQIAGKTPPAGRQQSTDGPTNRTDHRTSEHRVYASVERPMKLSQAQHIEPKKFKAIRRKPDINVSAVRALIDEARQEKDEET, from the coding sequence ATGTCCGAGCTCGATACCAATCCGATTACCGTCTTTGCTAAGACCAATTTTCGCAATCAAGAGCGGGTCTTCGGTATCAAGGCCGATGACCGGCGCCGGCACATGTACATCTTGGGGAAGACCGGTATGGGTAAGACCAACTTGCTCGAGAACCTGGCGATCCAGGATATCCAGCAGGGTCACGGTATTTGCTTCATCGACCCGCACGGCGATGTCGCCCTGAAACTCATCAAGGCGATTCCGCCCGAGCGTATCAACGACGTTATCTACTTCGACCCGGCGGACCAGGACTTCCCGATCGCTTTCAATGTGCTCGAGCAAGTTGGTGCCGATCAACGCTCAGTCGTCGCGTCCGGTCTCGTCAGTGTCTTCAAGAAAATCTGGGCCGATTCGTGGGGGCCGCGGCTTGAGTACATCCTCAGGAATGCCATCCTCGCCCTCCTCGAATATCCGGGTGCGACGCTCTTGGGAGTGATGCGCATCCTCGTCGACAAATCGTACCGTGAGCGGGTGATGGAGAAAGTGACCGATCCGGTAGTGAAGCAATTCTGGACTGTCGAATTCGCCGGTTGGAATGAGCGCGTGTTGCAGGAAGTTATCTCGCCAATTCAGAACAAGGTCGGGCAGTTCACCTCGAATAGCCTCATCCGCAATATCATCGGCCAGCCGACGAGCGCGTTTGATGTGCGGAAAATCATGGACGAGAGGAAGATTCTCATCATGAACCTCGCCAAGGGCAAGATTGGTGAGGACTCGACAGCGCTCTTGGGCGCGATGATGGTCACGAAGATCCAGCAAGCCGCGATGGGCCGAGTGGATACGCCCGAGGAGGAGCGAAATGACTTCTACCTCTACATCGATGAGTTCCAGAACTTTGCGACCCTCTCATTTGCCAACATCCTCTCAGAAGCACGTAAATATCGACTCTCGCTCATCTTGGCCAATCAGTACATCACTCAATTTGAAGAAGAGATCCGGGACGCCATCTTCGGCAACGCGGGGACAATTATTTCCTTCCGCGTCGGGGCGATGGATGCGGAGTTTCTCGAGAAAGAATTCGAGCCGGTTTTCATGTTGAATGACATGGTGAATTTGCCGAAGTATCAGGTCTACCTGAAGCTCATGATCGACGGGATCGCGGGGGATGCGTTTTCGGCGACGACTTTGCCACCGATCCTCGTCGAGACACCGGGTATCGACGACAAGGTCATCGCAGTGACCCGAGAACGCTATGCTTCAGCGCGGGAAGAGGTGGAGGACAAGATCCGCCGCTGGACCGGCATGCTGACCGAAGAAGAGAAGCAAGCCCTTCGTGCTCCGCTAGCAGTACCAGCCACTCCGCGCCCAGCAACTACCTCACGTACTCCGAGTACTCCGACCCCTCGGCCGGCTCCGCGCGAGCGTGTGCCGCAGCATGGCACCGAGAGTATCACGAAGCGTGAACGGGTTGTCGAAGCACCGACACCAAAACCAGTGGCCAAGCCGATTGCTCCCCAGCCGATACCAGTGAAACTGCCAGAGCCTGATCGGTCACGTGTGATGGCGGAACCAGGAGTAAAAGCCGAAACTGTTTCGGTACCTGTCGCGACGCCGCTGGTGGCTGTTGATTTACCAGAAGAGTCGTCGGACACCCCGACCCAACCCCTTGAAGCAATGCCGACTCCGGTGGTGTCTGTAGCGAAACCTGAAGTCGTGCCAGCTATCACGACGCTCGAGGCAGCCGAAGGGACCTTGGCTACCGAAGCGCCGGTGAACATCCCAGAGAAAGTGTTGTACCCGGCAGTGTGTGCCACTTGTGGTCTCGAGATCGAAGTACCGTTTGTGCCGGATGCCTCACGTCCGACATTTTGCAAGGACTGTCTCCGTGACTATCAGCGAGCGGTGGCCAGGGAGCGCAATCAGATCGCAGGGAAAACCCCTCCTGCAGGCCGACAACAGTCGACAGATGGGCCGACGAACCGGACAGATCACCGCACTTCGGAGCACCGGGTGTATGCTTCAGTTGAACGACCGATGAAACTCTCTCAGGCACAGCATATCGAACCCAAAAAATTCAAGGCCATACGTCGCAAGCCGGATATCAATGTGAGTGCCGTCCGAGCCCTCATCGACGAAGCGCGGCAGGAGAAAGACGAGGAGACTTGA